Within Tindallia magadiensis, the genomic segment CAGCAATCGATTCATGAAAATCCCTCCTGTTTCTTGAAAGTTCCAGCCCCTCTCCTAGGAGGGGCTGGAAGAAAATAATGGATAGCAGGTTTTAGAGTGTTACGGAATGGAGATTTACTGAACCATACAACCACCACCCGAATCAATCGTACCATCAAAATAATAAGGAACTTTGCCTAAAGTCATTTCATATTCAGTGTGAACAGAGTAAGGCATTCGTTGGAAATCAGAAAGCTCATCTGGTGCCTCGTAAATAGCTAGCGTCACGTCTAGAAAATCACCTCTAGAAGCTAAATACCCTTTTTCTATTCGTACTCCAACGTGTTTAACCAGTCCCTTTTGTTCCTTTCCATCCTTACCAAGAGTAGGAGTGAAGAGGTGAGAGGGACTTTTTGAATTTTCAATCTGAGTTACAAAGCCTGTCTCATAATGGTTCGGATTGTGTACAGGTGAATTGCGAACGTAAAGTCGTGTATCTCCAATGCTAAATTGGTCAGAATACCAACGGTCAAGTCCGTTTATGACTGCACCGGCATATTGACCGTAAGGGAAAAGACCTACCCAATCACTGGCTATACCTGTAAGGAAAGGAGGAAGATCTCTGGTAACATTACCATCAGTACTTGCTTGCGCAATCACCGGTGGTAAAAACCGATAATGAGAACTCGTTTTTCTTTTTTTAGCCATTTTGTTTAAGAAAAGATCAAATATAGCTTTTTCATCTGGATTTGGCTCTATAAGCGTGTCCGAAAGCATTGTCTCCAATTCATGGATATAATCCTTCGGGCTAGGCACTCTATCGTAAACCGGATGACCCATGCCTTCAGGAAAATGGTATTGTATACTCTGCACCATTTCTACGTTTGCGATGGGATAACCTCTATAAGCAGAAAGCCGAGGTGGTTCGCTAATGCTATAACGCCCTTTTGATGATTTGTCCACATAATAAATTCTATCAATTTCTAATCTGGTACTCCTAAAGGGATGAGACATTGCTCTTCTAACCTCCTGAAGCTCGGTAAAACGAATACCGGCGACTCCTGATCTGAATCCCGTTAGATCCCCTGATTCTTGAACAATGATTGAATAAGAATCACCATTTACTGAATGTAGTCCTTTTCCATGAATCTTACTATTTTGATCCGGAAGCGAGAAAAAATCCTTATGAACATGGAGGGTTTCTGTAATACCATGGCGATACTTCACCTCCACAGTAGCTATCCCGTCGTGCCAAAAAGAAAGACCTTTATTAGCGGTAGCATTTAGGAAAGCGTGAAACTGATCAAGGTTCTGGAAATCATCCAAGGATTTAATGGTAGTGCTGGTAGACTGAATACCAAGAGAACCATCAGAAAAGCTCATCAGGCCCAAGGGTTCAGCAGCGGCCATTGGGGCCGAAGCCGTATCAGAAAACCCATGCACCACTTCCCCCTCGCTGTTCACATGAATAGAAGTACCTTGAAAGGTTAAAGTAACACTTTCTGGATGATTTCCGGCTCTTTCCAGATCAAAAAGTTTCCAATAATAATCTTCCTGATAATCCGTATTCCCCTCCGGGTTAAAGTCGGATTCATACCGTTGGCGGTAGATGGTATAAGCACTCACATAACCGTCATAATTCACAACACTCCGTTGATGCAGTTGTTGGTACTGATCCTCCGTTAAAGAACTCACCAAGAAATACTCCGTTTCAGTTTCTCTATCCGTAAAAGGAATGAAAAGCGTAATGTCTTCACTAGCTTCCCAGTCCCCTTCTTCCGTTACCTGAAAAGGATATCGGTCCACCCGCATTAACTCCGCATGATAGCGATTTCCACGGGAAGACGCTCCCCCTACCAGAAAATGCTCCTCCTCAATACTTCGAGTGGAAGGGTAGAGTTCACTTTTGATTTCCACCGGCCTTCTTGATGGCATGGTCCAGGTAACTTGGGAAATGTTGTAAGAAGACCAGTCTTTATCAACAATAATGGTCACATCTTCGATCGGGGTCTCACTATCAGGCCCCTGCAACACACTGTTTTCCAGCGCTATTAATAACGGTCTTTCCTCACTGGCATAGATGGGGCTGCTCAGCAATAGGCTGAGCAGTAAAGCAAAAGCAATTATTCGTTTCGTCATAAGGGTTCCTCCTTAGATGTTTTTTATTGGCTTACCGTGACTGAAAGGCATCTTTTCCAACCGACAGGCCTTCATGAATCCCGCTTGGTTCTCCTGAACTCCAAGCATTAAGGTAAAAGGCATAGTCGCCAATACGTTCTATATTGTCAGGAATAGTGAGTCGTCTGCCTAATGGGATGATATTACCTGAAAAAGCGGCATGGCCAATTTCTGTTAGTGTTGATGGTAGTGTGAGATAGTATAAATCATTGTTTCGGAAAGCACTGCTTTCAATGATCACCAAGCTTTCTGGTAAAGATACGCTGCTGAGATGATTGTTTCGAAAAGCATCGCCACCGATAGAGGTAATCGTATCAGGGAAAGTGACACTTGTTAGCTGAAGGTTATAAAAAGCCCGATTTCCGAGTCTTCTGCTTCTTGCTCTTCATCTTCTGTATCTTCCGGTTCATCCTGAGAATCCTCAGAATCCTCTGACTCCTGTTCAGAATCCGCAGTATCTAATGAAAAAGAAATATTACTTTCTTGTGCATATATTTCGGCGAGACTTCCAACACTTCCCCTGAGAATAATGTTTTGATTACCACCAAAAGCATTGAATCCAATGCTTTCTAAGGTATCTGGCAAAGAAATGTCCTGAATCTGATTATTACTAAAAGCGTTCCAGTCAATAGTTTTCAACTGGTTCGATAGCTGGACAGAGTGAATCGAGTTGCCCTCAAAAGCCCGATCGCCGATTGAAGTAACGCTGTCCGGTACGATAACGGACTCTAGGTCGTTGTTCCGAAAGGCGTTGTTACCAATGCTGACCACTTGCAAGGAAAAACATCATAAAGAAACCTACGGTAAAGATAACTTTTCTTTTATAAAGCACTATTCTTTCCTTCTAAATAGTTTTTTTGTGGGTGACAGGAAAAGAAATATAAGGGCTCAGCTGGCAATGATCATAAAAAGTTCCTCCTCCTTTCAACCAGTAATTTTTCTTTCCAAAGAAGCATAGTACCATTAAAACGACAGAAAATCTGGACAAAATTTGTCATTTATATAGACAAAATTTGTTCAGTTTTCGCCCTTTTATCCGTCTCTGGGCCTATGGTCTTGCGAATGGAGGCAGGGATGGAAGGTTAGAAAGAGGGTTTGCATAGCGACTAAAGAGGTGAAATTAGCTATTTGCAATAAAAATAGAGAACTTAAGTTGTTTTTTATTAAAAAAAGAAGAAAAGAAGGCTATTAGGGGTAAAAAGAAGAGTGGACGACGGAATAATGAACATAAGATTAAAATATCCCCTTCGATGATGAGTATTAATGAAAGAAGAGGAAGAAGACTTTTTCTTGTGAGGGACAAGTGCTTCTGATATAATGAAGCTTATTGATAGAGAATGATCTTTGTTGATGAAAAAGTAAATATTTTTCAGGTAGTATATACTGAATTGGGAAAGGGGTGAGAATCCCCTGCAGCCCCCGCTACTGTAAGTGTGGATGAAAACGACACTGGCCACCGAATTCTTTTGGGAAGGCGTCGTGAGTAACAGGAAGCACAAGCCAGGAGACCAGCCTGAAAAAATGCACCAAACCCTTCGGAGGGAAGGGCCCATGGGGTGAGAACTATTTCGAACACATGGCGTCTTTTTCGACGGTATGTTTTTTTGATTTATGGGAAATAATACTTGTGCCCTGCGGGTACTTGAACTTAATTATCCATTATCCATTTATTATCAATTGTCACTATAAAGGAGATGTTATTCAATGAAAAAAGCATTATTAATTTTGGCTCATGGAAGCCGAGTACCCGAAACCTGTGATACGGTGAAAAATCTAGCGGAGGCTGTAAAAGAAAAATCAGAAGGTCTTTTTCCTTTATCCGGCTATGGTTTCCTGCAATTTGCAAAACCAACCTTTGAGGAAGCGGCAGAAAAACTGATTCAGGAAGGGGCAGAAGAAATGGTTGTGTCACCCTTCTTCTTGTTTGCCGGTCACCATATGCAGCATGACTTACCGGAAGCAATCGAAGCACTTCAGCAAAAGTATCCGAAGGTGACCTTTAAGACCACGGACGTGATTGGTGATGACCCCCGAATGGCGGATATTCTTTTAGATCAAATTCAAAAGGTAAAGTAGGGAGGCAGTTTTATGGCAAAAGGATTTGTGCTGGCGGCCACCCATAGCGGTGCCGGAAAGACGACCATTACCCTGGCTCTTTTGAAAGCTTTGAAAGATGAAGGCTTTGACGTGCAGGCGTGTAAAGTGGGGCCGGATTTTATTGATCCTCAGTTTCACGAAATCGTTACCCAGAAACCTTCTTACCAGCTAGATAGCTGTTTAATGGGAGATGAAGGGGTGAAAGCGCAATTTCAACAGCTTCTTCAGCATCCTGGAGCTTCAGATCTTCCGAAAAATCCAGCAAAGGAAAAAGTGCTGGTGATAGAAGGTGTTATGGGACTGTATGACGGTTTAGGCAGTCGGAAAGAAAACGGGAGCACGGCCTGGATTGCCCGGCTATTGAATGTACCGGTAATCCTGATTATCGATGGAGCAGGTATGTCCACCAGTGCAGCGGCTATGGTTCAGGGTTATCGGGACTATGATCCGTCTGTTTCCTTAGCAGGGGTCATTATTAACCGGATATCCAGTGACAAACACTATCAACTTCTCAAAAAGCCGATTGAAAGAGATCTGGGAGTTCCTTGTCTGGGATGGATGGCGAAGGATGAAAAACTTCATCTAAGCAGCCGGCATCTAGGGTTGGTTCCTGCCGCTGAGGTAGACGCAGCCATGGAAACCATCCAGCGGGCATCCGATTCTGCCAGGAAAAATATTCAGTTGCCGAAAGTGTTAGAAGTAGCGGCAGAGCTGGAAGAAAAGGAAGCCGATCATCAGGCTTTTTCCTCAAAAAACCAGCCGCCCTTCCAAATAGGCATTGCCAAGGACCAGGCCTTTCACTTCTATTATCCGGCAAATCTGGACTGGTTGCGGGAACAGGGGTTTCAGCTAATGCCTGTAAGCCCTCTCAAGGATGAAACACTTCCTGAAACACTGGACGCCCTCTATATAGGCGGCGGATTTCCGGAGATGTTTGGCGAAGCACTGGAAGCAAACCATTCCTTTCGAAACTCTCTGCTGGCCAAAGCGGAAGCCGGCCTGCCAATTTATGGAGAATGTGGAGGGTTTCAATACCTTTGTGAAAGCCTGACAGATTTTCAGGGAAAGACCTGGCAAATGGCCGGGGTATTGCCGGGAAAAGCCCGTATGACGGAACGACTTCAACGGTTCGGCTATGGGAACATTCGTACCGATACAAAAACCGGTTTTTTCACCAAAGAGATTCAGGCGTCCGGTCACGAATTTCATCGTGGCGTAGTAGATTCGGAAGCCAATCAAGTCATTCATGTCACCAAAATGCAGGGTCCGGAAGATCCTTCCCAGCCACGGCAATGGAGCTGTGGACTGACTCGACACCATACCTTTGGAGCCTTTCCTCACGTATTCTTTCCTTCGAATCCGGAGTATGTGATGGAATGGCTGAAAAAAATTAAGCAATGGCAACCACTGACGGTGCAGAAAGGATCGGAAGCATGAACATCAGCACGAACATCAAGAAG encodes:
- a CDS encoding leucine-rich repeat protein, with amino-acid sequence MIIESSAFRNNDLYYLTLPSTLTEIGHAAFSGNIIPLGRRLTIPDNIERIGDYAFYLNAWSSGEPSGIHEGLSVGKDAFQSR
- a CDS encoding leucine-rich repeat domain-containing protein; the encoded protein is MVSIGNNAFRNNDLESVIVPDSVTSIGDRAFEGNSIHSVQLSNQLKTIDWNAFSNNQIQDISLPDTLESIGFNAFGGNQNIILRGSVGSLAEIYAQESNISFSLDTADSEQESEDSEDSQDEPEDTEDEEQEAEDSEIGLFITFS
- a CDS encoding sirohydrochlorin chelatase, with the translated sequence MKKALLILAHGSRVPETCDTVKNLAEAVKEKSEGLFPLSGYGFLQFAKPTFEEAAEKLIQEGAEEMVVSPFFLFAGHHMQHDLPEAIEALQQKYPKVTFKTTDVIGDDPRMADILLDQIQKVK
- a CDS encoding cobyrinate a,c-diamide synthase → MAKGFVLAATHSGAGKTTITLALLKALKDEGFDVQACKVGPDFIDPQFHEIVTQKPSYQLDSCLMGDEGVKAQFQQLLQHPGASDLPKNPAKEKVLVIEGVMGLYDGLGSRKENGSTAWIARLLNVPVILIIDGAGMSTSAAAMVQGYRDYDPSVSLAGVIINRISSDKHYQLLKKPIERDLGVPCLGWMAKDEKLHLSSRHLGLVPAAEVDAAMETIQRASDSARKNIQLPKVLEVAAELEEKEADHQAFSSKNQPPFQIGIAKDQAFHFYYPANLDWLREQGFQLMPVSPLKDETLPETLDALYIGGGFPEMFGEALEANHSFRNSLLAKAEAGLPIYGECGGFQYLCESLTDFQGKTWQMAGVLPGKARMTERLQRFGYGNIRTDTKTGFFTKEIQASGHEFHRGVVDSEANQVIHVTKMQGPEDPSQPRQWSCGLTRHHTFGAFPHVFFPSNPEYVMEWLKKIKQWQPLTVQKGSEA